In Planococcus versutus, the DNA window ATATCGTATTAATGGGTCTACCGGGTGCCGGAAAAGGTACTCAAGCAGACGAAATTGTTAAGAAGTACGACATCCCTCATATTTCTACAGGTGATATGTTTCGCGCTGCTATCAAAGGTGGAACGGAACTGGGCTTGAAAGCTAAATCATTCATGGATGAAGGTGCATTAGTACCTGATGAAGTGACAATCGGCATTGTCCGAGAACGACTAAGCGATAAGGACACTGAGGGAGGCTTCTTATTAGATGGCTTTCCACGGACTGTTCCTCAAGCAGAAGCGTTAGAATCTCTTTTGGCCGATCTTGATAAGCGAATCGAGCATGTCGTAAATATTCAAGTCGAAAAAGACGAATTGATTGCACGTTTAACAGGCAGATGGATCTGTAAAGTTTGTGGAACTGCTTACCATACTGTGTTTAACCCACCGGCTAAAGCTGGCGTGTGCGACAAAGATGGTGGAGAACTCTATCAACGTGAAGACGATAAGCCTGGTACCGTCACAAAGCGTCTAGAAGTTAATATGCAACAAACACAGCCGCTTCTTGATTTCTATGAAAGCAAAAACGTGCTGAAAAATATAAATGGACAGCAGGATATCAAAAAAGTATTTGCTGACATTGATGCTCTTCTAAAGGGCGACCGAGGATAATCCCCGGCGCCGGGCGCAGTTAGTTGCCTCCATGTGGCTTTAAGGAGCACCGGAGATATGAATTTTCGAGAGCTGCAAAAGCAAACAAGGCTCAGTATATGAAGGTTGATACAAATGCACTTTAGTGCAATTACGCATCAAAGCTAGTATAATGAGTTGCGTGGAAGCATCTGTGTAACGGGTTTGGAACTCATCCAAGGCAGTCCGGGCAGTCGAGGATACATGAGACAGACTGGCTTTGCTGGATTAACGCCGACCCGCTAATCTGCGGAGCTCGGATAATGTCTTTCGAATGTCACTCATGCATTTTTCGTGAATGAATGTACTACTACTATTCAATCAGCAAATACTGTTTGAAGATGAGATCCTGATTTGTATACAGAAGGGAGACTGGGTCGATGGCGAAAGACGATGTAATTGAAATCGAAGGAACTGTCGTTGAGACTTTGCCTAACGCGATGTTTAAAGTAGAATTGGAAAACGGTCACACGATTCTCGCGCACGTATCTGGCAAGATTCGTATGCATTTTATCCGCATTCTGCCAGGAGATAAAGTGACAGTAGAACTTTCTCCTTATGATTTAACACGCGGTCGTATCACATACCGTTTTAAATAATCTTTTGCACTCCGGACTACTAAGGAGGTTGGGTTAGATGAAAGTGAGACCATCTGTAAAACCGATCTGTGAAAAATGTAAAGTTATTCGCAGAAACGGTAAAGTAATGGTAATCTGTGAAAATCCGAAACACAAACAAAGACAAGGCTAATATGAAGGAGGTGCATCGCACACATGGCACGTATTGCTGGTGTTGACATTCCGCGCGACAAACGCGTTGTTATTTCATTAACATATATTTTCGGTGTTGGTAAAACAACTGCACAGAAAGTTCTTTCTGCTGCTAGTATCTCTGAAGATACACGAGTTCGTGATCTTACAGAAGACGAGTTGAACAATATCCGTGAGCAATTAGATCAATACAAAATCGAAGGTGACCTTCGCCGTGAAGTTTCAATGAACATCAAACGCTTGATGGAAATTGCTAGCTTCCGAGGAATTCGCCATCGTCGTGGACTACCTGTTCGCGGTCAAAATACGAAGAACAATGCGCGTACGCGTAAAGGTCCTCGTAAAACTGTAGCTAACAAGAAAAAATAATCAGTAAAGGAGGTTTCTTCTTAACATGGCACGTAAACAACAAACTCGTAAGCGTCGTGTGAAAAAGAATATCGAATCTGGTATTGCTCACATCCGCTCAACATTTAATAACACAATCGTTACTATCACTGATATGCAGGGTAACGCTGTTTCATGGTCAAGTGCAGGTGCATTAGGATTTAGAGGTTCACGTAAATCTACTCCTTTTGCTGCTCAAATGGCTGCTGAAACTGCTGCAAAAACATCAATCGAACACGGTCTTAAAACTTTAGAAGTTACAGTTAAAGGTCCTGGTTCAGGTCGTGAAGCTGCAATCCGTGCGCTTCAAGCTGCCGGACTAGAAGTTACAGCGATTAAAGATGTAACTCCAGTACCTCATAACGGTTGCCGTCCACCGAAACGTCGTCGCGTATAATCGTTAATCTGAATAGGATTTTTGAACATCACGACTTACTGGATGGGTTTATGAATCGTAGCGAAAGTCTGTGACTATCGAATTCTTGATGACACGAAAAAAAACCGACGTTTTGAAGGAGGGTAAACTGAATGCTCGAAATTGAAAAACCAAAGATTGAAACGGTCGAGATCGACAGCAATTCCAAATTTGGTAAATTTGTTGTAGAACCTCTTGAACGTGGATATGGAACTACTTTAGGAAACTCCTTACGTCGAATCTTACTTTCATCTTTACCTGGCGCAGCTGTTACTTCTATTCAAATTGATGGCGTCCTGCACGAATTCTCCACTGTTGAAGGTGTAGAAGAAGATGTAGCAACGATTATTTTGAATATCAAAAGGCTCGCTTTGAAAATTTACTCTGACGAAGAAAAAGTCATTGAAATTGATATTAAAGGTGACGGAACGGTTACGGCTGCAGATATCACGCACGACAGTGACGTGGAAATTCTGAATCCGGATCTATATATTGCAACAATCGCTAAAAATGGTCACTTACGCATGCGTATGTATGCAAACAGAGGCCGTGGATATGCTCGTGCAGATCAGAACAAACGTGAAGATCTTCCAATTGGCGTTATCCCGGTTGATTCTATTTATACTCCAGTTTCACGTGTTAACTTCCAAGTAGAAAATACTCGTGTGGGTCAACTGGCTCATTTCGATAAATTAACTCTTGATGTTTGGACAGATGGCAGCATTGGTCCAAAAGAGGCAATTGCACTTGGAGCAAAGATTTTTACTGAGCATTTAAATATCTTCGTAGGATTAACAGATGAGGCACAAACAGCTGAAATCATGGTTGAAAAAGAAGAAGACCAAAAAGAAAAAGTATTAGAGATGACTATCGAAGAACTTGATCTTTCAGTTCGATCTTACAACTGCTTAAAACGTGCGGGTATCAACACGGTACACGAACTGGCAAGCAAGTCAGAAGACGACATGATGAAAGTGCGTAACCTCGGACGCAAATCACTTGAAGAAGTTAAAGTGAAGTTGGAAGATTTAGGCCTGGGCCTTCGTAAAGAAGACTGAGTGTTAGAATCGGATCCGAACTATTCAACAAAGGAGGGAAACTTCAATGAGAAAGCTTCAACGTACAAGTTCTCAACGTAAAGCACTATTACGTGACCTTACAACAGACTTAATCGTACATGAACGCATTCAAACGACTGAAGCTCGTGCGAAAGAAGTGCGTTCGACTGTAGAAAAAATGATTACGCTTGGCAAACGTGGAGATATTCACGCTCGCCGTAAAGCAGCAGAATGGATGCGCCGTGAGTTGGTAACAACTGCAGACGCTGAAGGCAACGAAACAACAACGTATGCATTGCAGAAATTGTTTGATGATGTTGCACCACGCTACGCTGAACGTCAAGGCGGTTACACGCGCATTATGAAAATGGGGCCTCGTCGCGGAGATGGCGCACCTATCGTTATTATCGAATTGGTTTAATTTGAATCAATGGATTCAAATTAAAGCCTCCGGCAGATGTCACGGATTTTGAAAGGAATTAATTGCGCTAGCGCAATTCAAAATCCGGACGCAATTATGCCGAGGCATAATTGATTTACTTGAAGGGGGTCAATAGCCCTCTTCTTTTAGCATTATGATTTATACGACAATATGAAAAGCTGAGTGTTATGATGAGCGAGCCGAAAGGCGGCGTCTCGTCTAGCTCTACGCACCTCATTCAACCCTGGCTTAAGCAACCGGGGAAGCCATAGAGACAGAAAAGCGCATTTCTCTGAATGAGGTGCGCGCTTTTTTTATTTAGTTACCATTTTACAAATGTGCATGAAAGCCAGTAGAGTAGAGATGAGTAAAGCAAGTGTTAGAGGAGGTCAGCTTAGATGAATTCGATTATTTTGTCATTTGAAAATGTGACATTTACATATATGCAAGAAGACGAGTCGGTAAAACCGGCTGTCAAGGATTTGTCATTTTCTGTTCAAGATGGAGAGTGGATTGCTTTGGTAGGTCATAATGGTTCTGGAAAATCAACAATTGCTAAATTGATGAACGGCTTGTTGTTTCCACAAACGGGCAGTGTGTTTGCTATGGGGAAATTGATGGGCGAAGAAAATCTGTGGGACATTCGTTCACAAATGGGCATGGTGTTTCAAAATCCAGATAACCAATTTGTCGGAGCGACAGTTCAAGATGATGTAGCCTTTGCGTTAGAAAACAACGGTGTGCCACACGAAGAAATGGTCTTGCGTGTGAAGGAAGCTTTGCACCAAGTAAAAATGGATGATTACTTTGACCAAGAACCCCATCATTTATCCGGCGGTCAAAAACAACGTGTTGCTATCGCAGGTGCTCTCGCATTGCGTCCTCGTTTACTAATTCTAGATGAAGCAACTTCTATGCTCGATCCTCAAGGTCGAATGGAGGTCATTGAGACCATTCGTCAACTGCGCGAAGCAACAGGACTAACCGTGATCTCGATTACACACGATTTAGAAGAAGCTGCCTTAGCTGATCGCATTTTAGTTATGAACGCGGGTGAAAAGAAATTAGAAGGAAAGCCAGAAACGGTTTTTCTATCTAGCAACAAATTAACGAGTTTAGGCTTAGATTTGCCGTTTTCAATGCGCATGACGCATTTGTTGCGCGAAGCGGGTGTACCGTTACAAGGAGAACATATGACAGAAGATGAATTGGTGGATGAATTATGGACATTTTACTCCAACAAGTAGGATATAGTTACGCAAAAGATACACCGTTTGAAAAACGAGCATTGACGGATGTATCGCTGCATATTCCTGAAGGTTCATACACAGCAATCATCGGTCATACAGGATCTGGCAAATCAACCGTTCTTCAGCATTTAAATGCTCTCTTAAAGCCGACAGAAGGATCAGTGACGATTGGTGACCGTAAAGTTGAAGCGGGTGTTAAAGCTAAGAATTTGCGTGATGTTCGTCGTCAAGTGGGCATTGTTTTTCAATTTCCGGAACAGCAATTGTTCGATGAAACGGTTTTGAAAGATATTATGTTCGGTCCTTTGAATTACGGTGTGCCAGAAGAAGAAGCAAGTCGCAGAGCGCATGAACTAGTTGAACAACTGGGATTGCCTTTAGAAGTATTGACGAAATCCCCATTTGATTTATCAGGTGGTCAAATGCGCCGTGTCGCAATAGCAGGTGTATTGGCAATGGAACCGGATGTTTTAGTGTTAGACGAACCCACTGCCGGATTAGACCCACGTGGCCGTCGTGAGATTATGGATTTGTTTCACCGCCTTCATGTCGAAAAAGGACTGACGACGGTGCTAGTGACGCACAGTATGGAAGATGCCGCGCGTTACGCAGATAATGTGGCTATTATGCACAATGGCCGTTGTGTGGTTACTGGAGAACCTGTAGAAATTTTTTCGAACGAAGAACAGTTACGAGATTATCGTTTAGAACCGCCGCGAACCATTCGTCTTCAATGGAATTTTGAAGAAAAAACAGGTATTAAACTTGATTCGGTTTCGTTGACAGAAGAAGTGTTGGCTACAAACATCGCGCGTGCTTTATCGGAAGGACGTGGTTCTGAATGATGGAGAAAATGATTTTTGGACGGTTTATTCCTGGAAATTCGTTGATTCATCGAATGGATCCGCGTGCAAAAATTTCTTTTGTTTTCGTATTCATTGCGATTGTGTTTATTGCAAATAGTGCAGTGACCTATGGCATTCTTTTAGGCTTTACGTTACTGGTCGTATTTTTATCTAAAATTCGACTTTATTTCTTAATAAATGGCTTGAAACCGGTCTTTATTTTATTGATATTTACGTTTCTACTGCATATTTTCTTTACACGAGAAGGCGATATCTTATTGAACATTGGCTTTATCAAAATTTATGAAGAAGGCTTGCGTCAAGGAATATTCATCTCAGTGCGCTTTTTGGTTTTAGTATTTATCACAAGCATTTTAACTTTAACGACTTCTCCGATCTCTATCACAGATGGTATTGAAGTGTTGCTTGGACCGTTCAAAAAAGTTAAGTTGCCGGTTCATGAATTGGCGTTAATGATGTCGATTTCATTGCGCTTTATCCCGACTTTGATGGACGAAACTGGAAAAATTATGAAAGCGCAAATGGCGAGAGGGTCAGACATTGGCTCAGGACCGTTTAAAGAGCGTATCAAAGCGGTAGTACCTTTATTGATTCCTTTGTTTGTTAGCGCGTTTAAACGTGCTGAAGACTTGGCTACGGCAATGGAAGTTCGTGGTTATCGCGGTGGCGAAGGCAGAACGCGTTATCGTCAATTAAATTGGCGGCTGTTAGACAGTTTGAGTTTACTGGTACTTGTAGGGCTTGCCGGAATACTTGTGTATTTCCGTGTATAAGGAGAATTAGAATGAAACGATTAAAAGCGACTATTGCTTACGATGGTTCAGGATTTGTGGGTTATCAAATACAGCCGAACGCTCGTACAGTTCAACTTGAAATAATGAAAGTGCTTGAAACGATGCATAAAGGAAGAGTGGTTCAAGTAGTAGCGAGTGGACGGACAGACGCTAAAGTTCACGCAACTGGACAAGTTATTCATTTTGATTCTGAATTTTCCATTCCGATCAGCGGTTGGTTAAAAGCATTAAATGTGTTATTGCCTGAAGATATCCGAGTTCACTCGATTGAAGAAGTAGATGCTTCCTTTCATGCACGTTATCATACGACAGGCAAGATTTATCGCTATAAATGGGATCGGAGCGGGATCATCAGTCCGTTCACTCGGAACTTTATGGTTCATGTTAAACCATCACTAGATGTGGAAGCGATGAGAGATGCGGCACAGGCATTAATTGGCACGCACGACTTTTCTAGCTTTTGTGCAGCCAATACGGCTGTCGTCGATAAAGTGCGTACTATTCGGAGATTAGACTTTGAAGAACATGGCAATGAGCTGCATATGGTAATTGAAGGAACCGGATTTTTATACAATATGGTTCGGATCATTGCCGGAACTTTAGCAGAGGTTGGACTGGGCAAAAGACAAGCCGACGAACTTGAGAAAATTGTGGCTGTGATCGATCGAGATGCTGCTGGCATTACAGCTCCAGCCCATGGTCTTTACTTGGAAAGCGTGATGTACGGGAGCTGAAACAACTTTTCCTGGTGTTTTTAGAAAAACGCTTGACTTTTGTTGGTTTTCGTTATAACATGATGTATGGTATTTTCATTACCCCCACGATATGCCCCGGAAGGTTATTTGTGTTAAGGGATAACGAAAAAACGGAACAGCGGAATACTGTAAATGAACTTAAAAAGAGACGATTTATTAGGAGGACAATATACATGCGTACAACATTCATGGCTAAAGGTCACGAAGTAGAGCGTAAATGGTTAGTTGTCGATGCAGAAGGGCAAACTCTTGGACGTTTAGCTTCTGAAGTCGCTTCAATCTTACGCGGGAAATACAAACCAACATTCACACCAAACGTTGACACTGGTGATCACGTAATCATCATCAACGCTGAAAAGATTCACCTTACAGGTAACAAACTTGCAGACAAAATCTACTACCGCCACACTCAGTTTACAGGTGGTTTGAAGCAACGTACTGCACTTGAAATGCGCACGAAATACCCAACAAAAATGCTTGAAATGGCTGTTAAAGGGATGCTTCCAAAAAACTCTTTAGGTCGTCAAACGTTCAAAAAGCTGCATGTCTATGCTGGCCCAGAACATAACCACCAAGCTCAACAACCGGAAACTTACCAGCTTCGCGGGTAATAATTAGTAAATAAGAGGAGGATACACCTTTGGCACAAGTTCAATATATTGGCACAGGTCGTCGTAAAAACTCAACAGCTCGCGTACGTTTAGTACCGGGTGACGGCACAATTACAATCAACAACCGTGACGTAGCAGACTACGTTCCTTACGAAACATTACAACAAATCATCAAACAGCCACTCGTTGCTACGGAAACTCTAGGAAGCTATGATGTCCTAGTAAACGTAAACGGCGGTGGATTCACAGGACAAGCCGGAGCAATCCGTCACGGAATCGCACGTGCTCTACTTACTGTAGACCCTGCTTACCGTCCTGCGTTGAAATCTGCTGGGTTGTTAACACGTGACCCACGTATGAAAGAACGTAAAAAACCAGGTCTTAAATCAGCACGTCGTGCACCTCAGTTCTCAAAACGTTAATTTCGATTTTCGTTTACAAAGCATTTCCCGAAGAAATTCGGGGAATGCTTTTTTTATGTTCAACTGCAGGACAAGATGGGTAAAATAGAAGAAATGGGGAGGGGAAAGAGATGAACCGAATCAACTTGATTTGTCTTGGTGTAAAAGATATGGCAACAGCGGTCACATTTTATCGAGACGGTTTAGGCTTTAAAACGGCAGAACAAGGAGACAATCCCGCTATTGTGTTTTTTAATTCGTCAGGCACAAAATTGGAGTTGTATCCATTAGAGGAATTGGCGAAAGACATAGACGCACAAAATCCACCGACTGGCACGGGATTTGCGGGCATTACATTAGCGTACAACGCGAAGTCTAAAGAAGAAGTAGATCAAGTCATAAATTTGGCAAGACGTGCTGGAGGGAAAGTTGTGAAAGAGCCGGAAACTGTTTTCTGGGGCGGGTATTCGGGTTATTTTATAGATCCTGACGGCTATTATTGGGAAGTGGCATGGGGACCAGAATTTACTTACGATGACCAAGACATGTTGATCATTGATTCTTAAGTTGGCTGGCTACTCAAGTCCAGCTTTAAAGAAAAAAGGTGCGACACTAGATCTTGCGTGCCAAGAAGAGAAGCGTGTCCGATTGCATTTTTTCTTATAAGACCGAATACATTAAAAATAAGATTTGCTGTGCTATACTTTATGGTGAGCAAAATTGATAGGGAGTGTATCGATATGTTAACTGAAGTGCAAGTACGCGAAGTACTCGGAGCGTTAGAAGATCCGTTTTTACATAGATCGTTGACTGAAACAGACGGCATTACATCTGTAACGATTAAAGAAGAAAAAAAACACGTCAGTGTGAAATTGGCGATTGCCAAAACGAACACACCTGAACAAATGCAGCTGCAAATGAAAGTGGTTGACGTGTTAAAAGAAGCGGGCGCAGATTCTGTGGGCATTCGTTTTGAAGAGCTTTCTTCTGAAGCCTTGGCACAGTTCCGTGGAACTGCTAGTGAATCAGAAGCACAAGACCTACTGTCTCCATTAAACAAAGTTGAATTTATTTCTATCGCCAGCGGTAAAGGCGGCGTTGGTAAATCCACCGTGTCTGTCAACTTGGCGATTGCGTTAGCGCGTCTTGGAAAAAAAGTAGGCTTGATCGATGCTGACATTTACGGATTTAGTGTACCGGACATGATGGGGATTGATAAATCGCCAGTTGTTCGAGGACAAACTATTATTCCAGTTGAGCGATTTGGCGTAAAAGTTATTTCTATGGGCTTTTTCGTTGAAGATAATATGCCTGTTGTATGGCGTGGCCCAATGTTAGGTAAAGTGCTTGATCAATTTTTCCGCGATGTAGAGTGGGGAGATTTGGATTACCTTCTATTAGATTTACCACCAGGCACAGGAGACGTCGCACTCGACATTCACCAAATGTTGCCGGCTTCTAAAGAAATCGTTATTACAACACCTCATCCAACTGCAGCATTTGTTGCAGCACGTGCAGGAGCGATGGCTATTCAAACCGATCACGAAGTATTAGGGGTAATTGAAAATATGTCGTGGTTTGAAAGTGCAGAGACTGGAAAGAAAGAATATTTATTTGGACAAGGTGGAGGCCCAAAGCTTTCAGAAGAATTGCGTGCGCCGCTACTTGGTCAGATTCCAATGGGGCAGCCTGATTGGAACGAAAAAGACTTTGCACCATCAGTTTACCTGGAAGATCATCCGACAGGTAAAATTTACGAAGATATTGCTAAGCAAGTGCTCCAGCAATTTGCTGATAAAAAATAAAAGTTTTAAAAGCCGAGAAGCCATAATTGGTTTTTCGGCTTTTATTGTGTCTTTGCTCGATCAGGATATGGCGATTCAGTAACAAAGTTTCGACTTTCAAGGTTTGTTCACAATGTATTGAATAGAGTGAATGGATTTTTCAATAACCGGTTGGTACAATCTTAAAAGGACTTTAAATAACGGAGGCATTCAATTGACAATACGAAACTGGGTTAAGTTTTTCTTTAAAGCTCTTTTAATAGGTGGAATTGTGACAGGTATACTCGGCTTGTTCGTTCGTTGGAATGATGTGTTTTCAGAGCCTTTCAGCAATGGACAATGGGGCGAGTTTTTAGCAGGCTTTGTTTGGTTAGTCATTATTGGCTTAACGATGAGTATTATTAGTCAGCTATGTTTCTTTGCGTACTTAACGGTGCACCAAATCGGAATGAACATTTTCCGTACATTGCGGTTATGGAACTGGATACAGCTTTTAATTATAGGCGTGGTTATAACGGATTTGATTTTATTCCGTTTTGCACCAAATGCGCAAACAACAGAGCAAGTTTGGTTGTACGGAGCATTGTTGACTATTTTAATCGTGACAGGAGTTGTGACGGCATACGTTAAGGCGAAGTGGACAAACAAAGAAACCTTTATCTCAGCATTGTTTTTCATGATTGTTATTACTACGGTAGAATGGCTGCCAGCGTTAATGGTAGAAGCAGGGAATATTGATAGCTGGGTTACGTTGTTGTTGTTCCCGTTCTTAGCCGTAAACGCATATCAGCTATTAGTATTACCAAAATACAATGCGCAATCTGACGTAGATCGCCAAAAACTAGAAGAACGTCGTGCTGCACGAAAAGCAAAAGCATAGGGATGTTTTTCGTGAACTCAATCATTCAACCACTAGTCTCGATCTAGTGGTTGAATGATTTTTGATTTTTTATCGGATCCCGATTTTCGTATAAGAACACAGCGGGCTGTAAGGACAGCGCTCTTTTTTAGTGAAGAATAAATTCAGAATACAGAAGGAAAAAGAACGTTTTGAGAAAAACTTTCTCGAAAGTGTTGACAGGAAACTAAACATGCTTTAATATAATAAAAGTCGCCAAGCAACAACGAACAACATAAACAAAACGGTGACATACAACATTAACAACTTGAACCTTGAAAACTGAACAGCAAAACGTCAACGAAAGACGTCACGAGAACCTCGGTGCGAGAACGGCTTTTGCGCAGGTTGCCTTTGGCAAACAGAGCAAAGTTGTTTTTCATCTTGGTGTGCGTGACGAAAATTTACTGATCAGCATTTTGTAGATCAAGCCATCTTCGGATGGTGCCAGCAACAACTAGAGCAGTCAAATGTTCTCTATAATGGAGAGTTTGATCCTGGCTCAGGACGAACGCTGGCGGCGTGCCTAATACATGCAAGTCGAGCGGAACCATTGGAGCTTGCTCCTTTGGTTTAGCGGCGGACGGGTGAGTAACACGTGGGCAACCTGCCCTGCAGATCGGGATAACTCCGGGAAACCGGTGCTAATACCGAATAGTTTGCGGCCTCTCCTGAGGCTGCACGGAAAGACGGTTTCGGCTGTCACTGCAGGATGGGCCCGCGGCGCATTAGCTAGTTGGTGGGGTAATGGCCTACCAAGGCAACGATGCGTAGCCGACCTGAGAGGGTGATCGGCCACACTGGGACTGAGACACGGCCCAGACTCCTACGGGAGGCAGCAGTAGGGAATCTTCCGCAATGGACGAAAGTCTGACGGAGCAACGCCGCGTGAGTGACGAAGGTTTTCGGATCGTAAAACTCTGTTGTGAGGGAAGAACAAGTGCCAAGTAACTACTGGCACCTTGACGGTACCTCACCAGAAAGCCACGGCTAACTACGTGCCAGCAGCCGCGGTAATA includes these proteins:
- a CDS encoding KinB-signaling pathway activation protein; translated protein: MTIRNWVKFFFKALLIGGIVTGILGLFVRWNDVFSEPFSNGQWGEFLAGFVWLVIIGLTMSIISQLCFFAYLTVHQIGMNIFRTLRLWNWIQLLIIGVVITDLILFRFAPNAQTTEQVWLYGALLTILIVTGVVTAYVKAKWTNKETFISALFFMIVITTVEWLPALMVEAGNIDSWVTLLLFPFLAVNAYQLLVLPKYNAQSDVDRQKLEERRAARKAKA